From Paraburkholderia flava, a single genomic window includes:
- a CDS encoding acyltransferase family protein, translating into MSNERRSQRIDVTRGIAILVVLFHHFNIAYPLRDTWLASTFGWDTVRAIARNGNYGVTAFFVVSGYLITSNALRRWSSLRDVDARAFYTLRAARILPCLVLLLVVVNLLAFSGIEIFQNRPENDDVLSFWLVNFASLTFWMNVLIAHHGWFNYALGVLWSLSVEEVFYVSFPLLGGILRSERALLAFWTLIVFVGPLYRYAHQGDEAGFLYAYFASFDGIAIGCCAALLDTRLALQRGHALVLRLVALTGMIPLYLSGPIGETNVFGVTAMALGTAVLMLGAFDEKPHTGSRFSLSTIVGAVPAWFGRHSYELYLFHLIVLGSLRTIYPPRATTGDDKLLLMAAFFVLAAIVAALIARFYAEPLNRYIRRRLLTRSAHEATRSSETSSPRASASHGN; encoded by the coding sequence ATGAGCAACGAAAGACGCAGTCAGCGGATCGACGTTACCCGCGGCATCGCCATCCTCGTCGTGCTGTTCCATCACTTCAACATCGCCTACCCGCTGCGCGACACGTGGCTCGCGAGCACGTTCGGCTGGGACACGGTACGGGCAATCGCGCGCAACGGCAACTACGGCGTCACCGCGTTCTTCGTCGTGTCCGGCTACCTGATCACATCGAATGCGCTGCGCCGCTGGTCGTCGCTGCGCGACGTCGATGCGCGCGCGTTCTATACGCTGCGTGCCGCGCGCATCCTGCCGTGCCTCGTGCTGCTGCTCGTCGTCGTCAATCTGCTCGCGTTCTCGGGTATCGAGATTTTCCAGAACCGGCCCGAGAATGACGACGTGCTGTCGTTCTGGCTCGTCAACTTCGCATCGCTGACGTTCTGGATGAACGTGCTGATCGCCCATCACGGCTGGTTCAATTACGCGCTCGGCGTGCTGTGGTCGCTGTCGGTCGAAGAGGTGTTTTACGTGTCGTTCCCGCTGCTCGGCGGAATCCTGCGCAGCGAACGCGCGCTGCTCGCGTTCTGGACACTGATCGTCTTCGTCGGGCCGCTGTACCGCTATGCGCATCAGGGCGACGAGGCCGGCTTTCTCTATGCGTATTTCGCGTCGTTCGACGGCATCGCGATCGGCTGCTGCGCTGCATTGCTCGACACGCGGCTCGCGCTGCAACGCGGGCACGCGCTGGTGCTGCGGCTCGTTGCGCTGACCGGCATGATCCCGCTGTACCTGTCTGGGCCGATCGGCGAGACCAACGTATTCGGCGTGACGGCGATGGCGCTCGGTACCGCTGTTCTGATGCTCGGCGCTTTCGACGAAAAACCGCATACAGGTAGCCGTTTTTCGCTCAGCACGATAGTCGGCGCAGTACCCGCATGGTTCGGGCGGCACAGCTACGAGCTGTATCTGTTTCACCTGATCGTGCTCGGCTCGCTGCGCACGATCTATCCGCCGCGTGCAACAACCGGCGACGACAAGCTGCTGCTGATGGCCGCGTTTTTCGTGCTCGCCGCGATCGTCGCTGCGTTGATCGCGCGCTTCTATGCGGAGCCGTTGAACCGCTATATCAGACGCCGGCTGTTGACACGCTCGGCACACGAAGCGACACGATCGAGCGAAACGTCATCGCCGCGCGCTTCCGCTTCGCACGGAAACTGA
- a CDS encoding RcnB family protein — protein sequence MKSKTIAQLVIVSLLGTSTAVFAQQHRPDDHGHPPAHGGPRGHSYHDADMHRTGGPVPHEDWHRGDRLPAEYRDRNYVVDDWRGHNLQAPPRGYQWVGVNGDYVLTAIATGVIASVLLSGH from the coding sequence ATGAAATCAAAAACGATCGCACAGCTGGTCATCGTTTCGCTGCTGGGCACTTCGACGGCCGTATTCGCACAACAGCATCGTCCCGACGACCATGGTCATCCGCCCGCACACGGCGGCCCGCGCGGACACTCGTATCACGACGCGGACATGCATCGCACCGGTGGTCCGGTTCCCCATGAAGACTGGCATCGCGGCGACCGCCTGCCGGCCGAATACCGCGACCGCAACTACGTCGTCGACGACTGGCGCGGCCACAATCTGCAAGCGCCGCCGCGCGGCTATCAGTGGGTCGGTGTGAACGGCGACTACGTGCTCACCGCCATCGCGACGGGTGTCATCGCGAGCGTGCTGCTGTCGGGGCACTGA
- a CDS encoding DeoR/GlpR family DNA-binding transcription regulator has protein sequence MVSCDFVQNQENSCKPMLTSQRKKAILQALKRDGQVLAKPLAETFGVSEDTVRRDLRELAADGRLQRVHGGALPASSADAPFGERQRIESAAKRAIGKAAAGMIRDGQVVIVDGGTTSAELVRHLPHDLRATVVTHSPSVAVALVEHPSVDVIVIGGRLFKHSVVTVGAAAVEAMAHIRADLYFMGVTGVHPREGLSTGDLEEAYVKRALAARAAETVVLASADKLNAASAYAIGEITLAQTIIVEKGTPAALIRPLAKAGLTVVRA, from the coding sequence ATGGTATCGTGCGATTTCGTGCAAAATCAAGAAAATTCGTGCAAGCCCATGTTGACCAGCCAACGTAAAAAAGCCATTCTTCAGGCACTCAAACGCGACGGGCAGGTGCTCGCGAAACCGCTCGCCGAAACCTTCGGTGTGTCGGAAGACACGGTGCGGCGCGATCTGCGCGAGCTGGCCGCCGACGGCCGGTTGCAGCGCGTGCACGGCGGCGCGTTGCCGGCTTCGTCGGCGGATGCGCCGTTCGGCGAGCGGCAGCGCATCGAATCCGCAGCGAAGCGAGCCATCGGCAAGGCGGCGGCGGGGATGATCCGCGATGGGCAGGTGGTGATCGTCGATGGCGGTACGACGTCGGCGGAACTGGTGCGCCATCTGCCGCACGATCTGCGCGCGACGGTCGTCACGCACAGTCCGAGCGTCGCGGTTGCGCTAGTCGAGCATCCGTCCGTCGACGTGATCGTGATTGGCGGCCGGCTGTTCAAGCACTCGGTGGTGACGGTCGGCGCGGCGGCGGTCGAGGCCATGGCGCACATTCGCGCCGATCTCTACTTCATGGGCGTGACCGGCGTGCATCCGCGCGAAGGGCTCAGCACCGGCGATCTCGAAGAGGCGTACGTGAAGCGCGCATTGGCCGCGCGTGCGGCGGAAACGGTGGTGCTCGCGTCGGCGGACAAGCTCAATGCAGCGTCAGCGTATGCGATCGGCGAGATCACGCTCGCACAGACGATCATCGTCGAGAAGGGGACGCCTGCGGCGTTGATCCGGCCGCTGGCGAAAGCGGGGTTGACGGTCGTGCGGGCTTGA
- a CDS encoding thioesterase II family protein, with protein sequence MTVAVRPAAQAQSAASVTLVCLAHAGGNVALYREWQQRLPSWIRVHALELPGHGARRALPAHTEWPALIEQLHVDLRARVDTSRPFAVFGHSMGALVGLELLHAIRLRDGRSPVWFGVSGVTAPTQRDAETDWLDASHDAMLDKLKELGGTPDALLADREFLDLVMPLMRADFHLCGVHPLHAALAARGPLDCPIAALIGRDDDATADAADVAAWSRETRGALTTHAFDGGHFYLDGAPEPVLACVATSLAAALASSMHRPGVAHVTPAVQSKGEAWMH encoded by the coding sequence ATGACTGTCGCCGTCCGTCCGGCAGCGCAGGCGCAGTCCGCTGCGTCCGTCACGCTGGTCTGTCTCGCGCACGCAGGCGGCAACGTCGCGCTGTATCGCGAATGGCAGCAGCGGTTGCCGTCGTGGATTCGCGTGCACGCGCTCGAACTGCCGGGCCACGGCGCGCGTCGCGCGCTGCCCGCTCACACCGAATGGCCCGCGTTGATCGAGCAGCTTCACGTGGATTTGCGCGCGCGGGTCGATACGTCGCGTCCGTTCGCGGTGTTCGGTCACAGCATGGGTGCGCTCGTCGGGCTCGAACTGCTTCACGCGATCCGTCTGCGCGACGGCCGTTCGCCGGTGTGGTTCGGTGTATCGGGCGTGACTGCGCCCACGCAGCGTGACGCCGAGACGGACTGGCTCGATGCATCGCACGACGCGATGCTCGACAAGCTGAAAGAACTCGGCGGCACGCCGGACGCGCTGCTCGCCGACCGTGAGTTTCTCGATCTCGTGATGCCGCTCATGCGCGCGGATTTTCATCTGTGCGGAGTGCATCCGTTGCACGCGGCGCTGGCCGCGCGCGGGCCGCTCGATTGCCCGATCGCGGCGCTGATCGGGCGCGACGACGACGCGACAGCCGATGCCGCCGACGTCGCCGCATGGTCGCGCGAAACGCGCGGCGCGCTGACGACACACGCATTCGACGGCGGCCATTTCTATCTCGACGGTGCGCCGGAACCGGTCCTCGCGTGCGTTGCGACTTCTCTTGCAGCTGCGCTCGCTTCGTCGATGCATAGGCCGGGTGTGGCGCACGTAACACCCGCGGTTCAGTCGAAAGGCGAAGCATGGATGCATTGA
- a CDS encoding MbtH family protein: MSWGDDNTNFHVVINDEEQYSIWPDYKAIPAGWREAGKSGKKDECLAWIDEVWTDMRPLSLREALAESDTQGARSGSAAD; this comes from the coding sequence ATGAGCTGGGGTGACGACAACACCAATTTCCACGTCGTGATTAATGACGAAGAGCAGTACTCGATCTGGCCGGATTACAAGGCGATTCCCGCCGGCTGGCGCGAAGCCGGCAAGTCGGGCAAGAAAGACGAATGCCTCGCGTGGATCGACGAAGTGTGGACCGACATGCGTCCGCTCAGCCTGCGCGAGGCGCTGGCCGAGAGCGACACGCAGGGTGCCCGCTCCGGCTCCGCGGCTGACTGA